In Leucoraja erinacea ecotype New England chromosome 28, Leri_hhj_1, whole genome shotgun sequence, the following are encoded in one genomic region:
- the spag5 gene encoding sperm-associated antigen 5: MLNRRRSAKSSSSENEDQLASTPGRKFGRVPLQDVLLQCSAQRDMQRSSSKAQCMGVPSSNLTPLLCKLKLEDAYRPAPSLVFDNLCKHIFVDGVSSPATQASSRPGVRGKRSLPVTGTAEPAGGGAVREDDERIRGADAPPVNAGELVIAEAQEDPELSVSGAANARASAPAEAAAGQSAGSPQASLVGVSSPESTPSGTGSMAERQGGSSPGVRAGQGTQVECQDPLGGDPGTSEPAREEGEAGEREHAPTGAEVVKVGKRKRLSMAEEVEEWAHLSAIVEGESVAGDVVGGPEAEEGVKASEGQERVQLPLAGERLSIESAWENQMPDARDSKDIVEGVLDWGGEQEALAGDSGEEVPSDERGQGVPAEGQPVQAVDDGAGVPAGVVTDQVLTGAWVLAGDSDEGVPTGKKILTGDGDEGVTTGERVPAGDGNEVILTRERVLTEDVDEVALAGEGHRAGDGEEQSWGEGLSGGMGGPVEIPALAAGGDATPLCAVGCDLRQTRIISGGQRALLPEPVVQVDMGTSPLEAVQSCALACLIHPGSSQTPADTWRLLAAEIGVRRVTCREVSTAVTPVGSHCAMTCMTPVCFADKDVNTSVMEDVRCAVTDSAVVTDPLLWNFSRKDLESVPRDQLERRLETALTVNEVLSSQLSELWKSKGLHLGVGPADQREAFTQTSSTQALEVEQLYLAQTSRVREQELSVELYQQLQAALADTGGQQSLLLREVEDGLRAADGTCEQMQRERARMSQQLEDARQLARQSTRTLQATGRATSKALEEAAAMKEQVAEAEWKQANMQQELEHCTDRLREALAMGKQLSSEKLQLKSDLETMNHQLAGAEAEREKLMKDNGRYFVELATAEASRKLSEAALAESTERLQACEVQNKEMVDSLLENVQSLKEDVNKLLKEKGGLERAASEAQGRVLSLTRALQAKDVALQELSDIRAQAALISDNFEFMEQEVKMSREQLSETEGQLSEQIRSLHHRNLQCEELRTRCDRLRSELDMVKKDAREMLMEMGEQMNQAIVEIMEMDGQMQNATRSAETTLKIWQQDLPKTVAEVKAEPPVAAEQTSDQAAETGEMTRAGNERKEAATSDIRSEQSAFAPIKPTGTDIAADMEDTLQQRVCRLHRALGKLLAVRTQAESVMKLQVQELQREISVGREQQEAKSNKKQLELHSLQSRVGELEAENRQLARELQAHAKTKCELEQALESQNETIFEFNKLLDSNLEEHSQFLAMKQQVTDMKRQLQQVETEASTYREEFAKLQGPGDSLGKDWLQEKVDLQQQVRKLRGAYLQKDGEIQQLKEKMFRHRAILEENNQKAEAEVRKLDNLIEHIRRTLHSIPEVVGSSAELKCLLQCLGDDLAT; the protein is encoded by the exons GATGCCTACCGGCCCGCCCCGTCACTAGTTTTTGACAATCTCTGCAAGCACATCTTTGTGGATGGTGTGTCTTCACCGGCGACGCAGGCATCCTCCAGACCAGGGGTCCGCGGGAAGAGGAGCCTGCCGGTCACTGGAACAGCTGAGCCTGCTGGCGGTGGGGCGGTGAGAGAAGATGATGAACGGATCCGTGGAGCAGACGCCCCTCCTGTGAATGCGGGGGAGTTGGTCATTGCCGAGGCACAGGAGGATCCCGAGCTGTCGGTCAGCGGGGCTGCCAATGCAAGGGCGTCCGCGCCCGCCGAAGCTGCAGCTGGACAGTCCGCAGGGTCTCCCCAGGCCTCGCTGGTTGGTGTGAGCTCGCCAGAGTCCACACCTTCTGGCACCGGGTCCATGGCCGAGAGGCAGGGTGGCAGCAGCCCCGGTGTGAGGGCAGGTCAGGGCACCCAGGTGGAGTGTCAGGATCCCCTTGGTGGGGATCCGGGGACATCTGAACCGgcaagagaggaaggggaggccgGGGAGAGAGAGCACGCGCCCACGGGGGCAGAAGTAGTGAAGGTGGGGAAGAGGAAGAGACTTTCCATGGCTGAGGAAGTGGAGGAGTGGGCACATCTCTCGGCCATTGTAGAGGGGGAGTCCGTGGCTGGAGACGTAGTAGGGGGGCCAGAGGCTGAAGAGGGGGTGAAGGCTAGTGAGGGGCAAGAGCGGGTACAGTTGCCATTGGCGGGAGAACGGCTGTCAATAGAAAGCGCGTGGGAGAATCAGATGCCAGATGCCAGAGACT CTAAGGACATTGTGGAGGGGGTCCTCGATTGGGGCGGGGAGCAGGAGGCCCTGGCTGGGGACAGTGGGGAGGAGGTTCCTTCTgatgagagggggcagggggtccCAGCTGAGGGGCAACCTGTCCAGGCTGTGGATGATGGGGCAGGGGTCCCAGCTGGGGTTGTGACAGATCAGGTCCTGACTGGGGCGTGGGTCCTAGCTGGGGACAGCGATGAGGGGGTCCCGACTGGGAAGAAAATCCTAACTGGGGACGGAGATGAGGGGGTAACGACTGGGGAGAGGGTCCCAGCTGGGGATGGAAATGAGGTAATCCTGACCAGGGAGAGGGTCCTTACTGAGGATGTAGATGAGGTAGCCCTGGCTGGAGAGGGACACCGAGCTGGAGATGGGGAGGAGCAGTCCTGGGGGGAGGGtttgtcagggggtatgggaggtCCAGTGGAAATCCCTGCACTGGCCGCAGGAGGAGATGCCACCCCTCTTTGTGCCGTGGGCTGTGACCTGCGGCAGACCCGGATCATCAGCGGAGGGCAGCGGGCATTGCTCCCTGAGCCGGTGGTGCAGGTCGACATGGGCACCAGCCCGCTGGAAGCGGTGCAGTCATGCGCCCTGGCCTGCCTCATCCACCCGGGGAGCAGTCAAACCCCCGCGGACACCTGGCGGCTGCTGGCGGCAGAAATTGGTGTGAGGCGCGTCACTTGCCGTGAGGTCAGCACGGCGGTCACTCCCGTGGGATCGCACTGTGCCATGACCTGCATGACCCCCGTCTGCTTTGCCGACAAGGACGTCAACACCTCTGTGATGGAGGATGTACGATGCGCAGTGACCGACAGCGCCGTGGTCACGGACCCGCTGCTCTGGAA CTTTTCCCGCAAGGATTTGGAGTCTGTTCCCCGGGACCAGTTGGAACGCCGTCTGGAGACGGCCCTGACGGTGAACGAGGTTCTGTCCAGCCAGCTGAGCGAGCTGTGGAAGAGCAAGGGGCTGCACCTTGGTGTGGGGCCAGCTGATCAGAGGGAGGCCTTCACCCAGACCAGCAGTACCCAGGCACTCGAG GTGGAGCAGCTGTACCTGGCGCAGACTAGCAGGGTGCGGGAGCAGGAGCTCAGCGTGGAGCTGTACCAGCAGCTGCAGGCAGCCCTCGCTGACACTGGGGGGCAGCAG AGCTTGCTGCTCAGGGAGGTGGAGGATGGGCTGCGTGCTGCTGATGGAACCTGTGAACAGATGCAGAGGGAGCGGGCCAGGATGTCGCAGCAG CTGGAGGACGCCAGGCAGCTGGCCCGGCAGAGCACCAGAACACTGCAGGCCACGGGCCGGGCAACGTCAAAAGCCCTGGAGGAGGCGGCAGCAATGAAGGAGCAAGTCGCCGAGGCGGAGTGGAAGCAGGCAAAC ATGCAGCAGGAGTTGGAGCATTGTACTGACAGACTGCGCGAAGCGTTGGCCATGGGGAAACAGCTGAGCAGCGAGAAACTGCAGCTCAAATCTG ACCTGGAAACCATGAACCATCAGCTGGCTGGAGCAGAGGCCGAGCGGGAGAAGCTGATGAAGGACAACGGCCGATACTTTGTGGAGCTGGCGACGGCGGAGGCCTCGCGGAAACTCTCGGAGGCGGCTCTGGCCGAGAGCACGGAGCG GTTGCAGGCCTGCGAGGTGCAGAACAAGGAGATGGTGGACTCGCTGCTGGAGAACGTGCAGAG tctgaaggaggatgtGAACAAGCTGCTGAAGGAGAAGGGAGGGTTAGAGAGGGCCGCTTCCGAAGCCCAGGGCCGAGTCCTCAGCCTGACGCGAGCTCTGCAGGCGAAGGATGTGGCGTTGCAGGAGCTCTCCGACATCCGGGCCCAGGCTGCCCTCATCTCCGACAACTTCGAG TTCATGGAGCAGGAGGTGAAGATGTCCCGGGAGCAGCTGTCGGAGACGGAGGGGCAGCTCAGCGAGCAGATCCGCAGCCTACACCATCGTAACCTGCAGTGTGAGGAGCTGcg GACTCGGTGTGACCGCCTGCGTTCGGAGCTGGACATGGTTAAGAAGGATGCACGAGAGATGCTGATGGAGATGGGGGAGCAGATGAACCAGGCCATCGTCGAGATCATGGAAATGGATGGTCAAATGCAGAACGCCACCAGGTCGGCTGAGACCACTCTGAAGATTTGGCAGCAG GATCTTCCCAAGACCGTTGCTGAAGTCAAGGCAGAACCACCGGTCGCAGCTGAGCAGACAAGCGACCAGGCTGCTGAGACAGGGGAGATGACTCGGGCTGGCAACG AACGTAAGGAGGCGGCCACGAGTGACATCAGGAGTGAGCAGAGTGCCTTTGCTCCAATTAAACCAACGGGCACAGACATAGCAG CAGACATGGAGGACACCCTGCAACAGCGGGTGTGCAGGCTGCACCGGGCGCTGGGGAAGCTGCTGGCCGTCCGCACGCAGGCCGAGAGCGTAATGAAGCTGCAGGTGCAGGAGCTGCAGCGGGAGAT CTCGGTGGGGCGAGAGCAGCAGGAGGCCAAGAGCAACAAGAAGCAGCTGGAGCTGCACAGCCTGCAGAGCAGGGTTGGCGAGCTGGAGGCGGAGAACCGGCAGCTGGCACGGGAGCTCCAGGCACACGCCAAG ACTAAATGTGAACTGGAGCAAGCCTTGGAGAGTCAGAATGAGACCATCTTCGAATTTAACAAGCTGTTGGATTCCAATCTCGAGGAACACTCGCAATTTCTG GCGATGAAGCAGCAGGTGACTGATATGAAGCGGCAGCTGCAGCAGGTGGAGACGGAGGCCAGCACCTACCGCGAGGAGTTTGCCAAACTCCAGGGCCCCGGGGACTCTCTGGGCAAGGACTGGCTTCAGGAGAAGGTGGATCTCCAGCAGCAG GTGCGGAAGTTGCGAGGGGCTTACTTGCAGAAGGACGGCGAGATCCAGCAGCTGAAGGAGAAGATGTTCAGACAT agAGCCATCCTGGAGGAGAACAATCAGAAAGCAGAGGCCGAGGTGCGCAAGCTGGACAACCTGATAGAGCACATCAGACGA ACTCTCCATTCGATACCTGAAGTGGTGGGCAGCTCAGCGGAGTTGAAGTGTCTCCTGCAGTGCCTTGGAGATGATCTGGCAACATAG